The genomic stretch CTGTTCCGCCACACCGTCGCCGGCATCGAGGAGCAGCACCGGCACTGTCAGCTGCGGCATGAGGCGGGGTGCGAGGATTTCCAGCCGGGAAAAGGGGCACGGAGTGGCGAACAGCGGATGCGCCTCGCCAAATTGGCCGGCCTCCCTGACGTCCAGCAGCGCGATTTCGCTCCCCCCGTGCAGGCGTCGCCGCGCTTCGCCGACCGGTATGATGTGCGCCGTCATGGGGCTTCATTCCAATGGGGCTCGCGGCCCGTGAAGAAGTCCCAGAACAGCGGGTAGACGATGTCCGGGCGATGTTCGGCCGGATAGTGGCCAGTGGGGATGCCGAAGCCGCGGAGGTCGTCGGCCCATTCGCTCCAGGCCTTGACCGGCTTGAAGTGACGGCCGCAATGGCTGTTGGTGCCCCAGATGACCATGACCGGGCACAGGATCCGGCGCTTGCCGTAGTCGGCCGTGTCCATGGCGAGGTCCAGCGTCACGGTTGCGCGGTAGTCCTCGCACACAGCGTGAATCTGCTCCGGGGTCGTGCAGCGGACATATTCGGCCATGGCGTCCGGCGTGAAGATCTCCAGACCGACACCTTTCTTGTTCAGCTTGTAGTGGATGTAATAGTCGAGGTCTGCGCAGATCAGCCGCTCGGGGAAAGGTGCCTTCTGCGCCATGAAGAACCAGTGGTAGCTTTCCAGCCCCCAGCCGAGCGTGACGTTGGTAAGCACGTGATGCGTCGGCACGATGTCCAGGGCGGCCAGCCGCTCGACGCGGTCCGGCCGATCCAGCGCCATTCTAAACCCGACGCGCGCGCCACGGTCATGACCGGCGATCTGGAAGCGTTCGAAGCCGAAATGGTCCATCACATCGAAATTGTCTTCACCCATGGCGCGGAAGGTGTAGGCCGCATGGTCCTCGCCGCCGGCTGGCTTGGAACTGTCGCCGTAGCCGCGTAGGTCAGGTGCAATCACTGTAAATGTCTTCGCGAGTGCGGGGGCAACCTTGTGCCAGCTTACATGGGTGAGCGGGTTGCCGTGGATCAACAGGAGCGGCGGGCCGTTGCCAGCGATGGCGACCCTGATCTCGGCGCCGGAGGTCTTTACCATCTCATGCCTGAAGCTGTCCATCAGGCTGGAGCTCTGTGAAAGCGTCGGCATTTCAGCGGCAGTATTCATGAAACTCTCCTCCATCTGTTTATTGTCTACAATAATGAAATCGGCTAGACAATGCCTGCATTGCTCCACGGCGCGGGGAGGCGCTTCTCATGATTATCCAGGACATCAGGGCGAGCCTTCACGGTTTCTCGATCGAAATTCCGTTGCTGGAGGGGCGTGTTCAAGGCTATGGGCGCGAGGAGCAGACGCATTTCGTCTTCTGTCAGGTCGAGACGGACGAGGGTATCGTCGGCTACGGGCTGACCGGTCACTTCCTGTCGCGCGCCGTCATTGTCGCTCTGGAACAGCACGTGCTCCCTTGCGTCAAGGGCATGGACGTGCGCGATCTGGAGAAGATCCATCAACGTGTCTGGAAGAAGTTGAACCCGCGCGCCATGAGCGGCACCATCTCGATGGCGCTCTCCTGTCTTGATATCGCGCTCTGGGACATCATCGGCAAGGCGGAAGGCCGGTCGATCTCCGCCATGCTCGGTGGCGCGCGCGACAAGGTGCCCTGCTATGTCACCTTCGGCTTTCCACAATATGACCTGGATCTACTCGGCGAAGCCGCCAAACTTCATGTTTCAAAAGGGTTTCGCGCCCTCAAATCGGTCGTTGCAGTCGACAAGGGCGGCTGGCGCGAGGATGTGCGGCGGGTAAAGGCGATCCGCGACGCGGTCGGTTCCGACATCGATCTGATGATCGACGCCAACTATCTCTTCAACCCGGTCGAGGCGAGATATCTCTGCCGGGAAATCGAGGACTGCGGCATCACCTGGTTTGAGGAGCCGCTGACGCAGAATGATGCACGGGCGCTGGCTGACCTGCGCCGCTCGACCAAGATACCGTTGGCAGCGGGCCAGATGGAAGGGCA from Pseudorhizobium banfieldiae encodes the following:
- a CDS encoding alpha/beta hydrolase; this translates as MNTAAEMPTLSQSSSLMDSFRHEMVKTSGAEIRVAIAGNGPPLLLIHGNPLTHVSWHKVAPALAKTFTVIAPDLRGYGDSSKPAGGEDHAAYTFRAMGEDNFDVMDHFGFERFQIAGHDRGARVGFRMALDRPDRVERLAALDIVPTHHVLTNVTLGWGLESYHWFFMAQKAPFPERLICADLDYYIHYKLNKKGVGLEIFTPDAMAEYVRCTTPEQIHAVCEDYRATVTLDLAMDTADYGKRRILCPVMVIWGTNSHCGRHFKPVKAWSEWADDLRGFGIPTGHYPAEHRPDIVYPLFWDFFTGREPHWNEAP
- a CDS encoding mandelate racemase/muconate lactonizing enzyme family protein yields the protein MIIQDIRASLHGFSIEIPLLEGRVQGYGREEQTHFVFCQVETDEGIVGYGLTGHFLSRAVIVALEQHVLPCVKGMDVRDLEKIHQRVWKKLNPRAMSGTISMALSCLDIALWDIIGKAEGRSISAMLGGARDKVPCYVTFGFPQYDLDLLGEAAKLHVSKGFRALKSVVAVDKGGWREDVRRVKAIRDAVGSDIDLMIDANYLFNPVEARYLCREIEDCGITWFEEPLTQNDARALADLRRSTKIPLAAGQMEGHRWRMREFVEHQSLDILQPNVTYCGGYTEARKIAHLAQIYNMPIANGGGWPLFNMHLLAGMMNGWIVEWHLGMVAVGETLFTDAPKPKDGFIEIPNRPGLGLTLDPDAFRETRVALD